From Fibrobacter sp. UWP2, one genomic window encodes:
- a CDS encoding phage tail tape measure protein, which yields MANKTGIETVISVTDGFSKEFLLFEKRVNHALQPIKKLEYSFKRFDRVSGFKALRKSLTDLKDHSSSIFHSITSIGTGVGIIAGATGLLVSKINKVALMGDDLAKTSKRLGMSVESLQKFEYVAELAGVPVENMQKNMQRLSLTALRAAGGVKKESEAFKALHIKVKNIDGTVKSSEQLLVDLSSKFVGTSLTATEKLYAAVEIFGKEGGRMVNLLEQGPDAIKAQMKQVEKYGIMTKEQAEASERYNDSLTAMHWAFRGMAVEIGTHVIPVLTEAVEKITEVFSKNKEKYVKSFMKIVEKLPELVDVFLDRLPGLLRGIAGFLSVIEKIVDWFGIVKTLGALVIGSVFVPLASAFVALTKIGAVLVRGLFVVVMHIGKILVGAAKKALMFLPKLKLSFLGIGGAAKGVIPVLKRFGTALKASFGPLGWGLLIVEELWPLVKKIADRWDEMSFTSFDGIVKSFGILRDITVEWLDSLGPVGDIIKGIGKFGNKIFGGKVDFSGIPEDPIAKAMDEIPPPESVEKSELFQSITSTKTINKNTNQIMEIRIKDPHKVAEVRKIGFSDPSMYGNSMMPAF from the coding sequence ATGGCTAATAAAACTGGAATAGAAACAGTTATTTCTGTAACGGATGGCTTTTCGAAAGAATTTCTTTTGTTTGAAAAGCGTGTTAACCATGCATTACAGCCTATCAAAAAACTTGAATATTCGTTTAAAAGATTCGACCGTGTCAGCGGTTTTAAAGCGCTTCGCAAAAGTTTAACGGATTTAAAAGATCATTCTTCTTCTATTTTCCATTCAATAACAAGTATCGGTACTGGTGTTGGTATTATTGCCGGTGCGACTGGACTACTTGTTTCTAAAATTAATAAAGTTGCATTGATGGGCGATGATTTGGCGAAAACGTCTAAACGCCTTGGAATGTCTGTTGAAAGTTTGCAAAAATTTGAATATGTTGCGGAACTAGCTGGCGTTCCTGTTGAAAATATGCAAAAAAATATGCAACGGCTTTCTCTGACTGCATTGCGTGCTGCTGGAGGGGTTAAGAAAGAATCCGAAGCGTTTAAAGCTTTGCATATCAAGGTTAAAAATATTGACGGAACAGTTAAGTCTTCAGAACAACTTCTTGTTGATTTGAGTTCAAAATTTGTTGGGACTAGTCTGACTGCTACAGAAAAACTTTATGCGGCGGTTGAAATTTTTGGAAAAGAAGGTGGCCGAATGGTCAATCTTCTAGAACAAGGCCCTGACGCTATAAAAGCGCAGATGAAACAGGTTGAGAAGTATGGGATAATGACTAAAGAACAGGCGGAGGCTTCCGAGCGGTATAACGACTCGTTGACCGCTATGCACTGGGCTTTCCGTGGAATGGCTGTTGAAATCGGAACGCATGTTATCCCGGTATTAACGGAAGCCGTTGAAAAGATTACGGAAGTGTTTTCTAAAAATAAGGAAAAATATGTAAAGTCGTTCATGAAGATTGTTGAAAAGCTGCCCGAGTTGGTGGACGTTTTTCTTGATCGGCTTCCAGGATTACTTCGTGGGATAGCTGGATTTTTATCTGTAATAGAAAAGATTGTGGATTGGTTTGGTATTGTGAAAACGTTGGGAGCGCTTGTGATTGGGTCGGTTTTTGTACCTTTGGCGTCGGCGTTTGTGGCATTGACAAAGATTGGAGCTGTTTTAGTTCGTGGCTTGTTTGTTGTTGTTATGCATATTGGAAAGATTCTTGTGGGCGCTGCTAAAAAGGCATTGATGTTTTTACCGAAACTTAAATTGAGTTTTTTGGGTATTGGTGGTGCTGCCAAAGGTGTTATTCCGGTGTTAAAACGTTTTGGAACTGCTCTCAAGGCGTCGTTTGGGCCTCTTGGATGGGGGCTATTGATTGTCGAGGAATTGTGGCCGCTCGTTAAAAAGATTGCTGATCGATGGGATGAGATGAGCTTTACCAGTTTTGATGGTATTGTTAAATCGTTTGGAATTTTAAGGGATATTACGGTTGAATGGTTGGATTCTTTAGGGCCTGTTGGTGATATTATTAAAGGTATTGGTAAATTTGGTAATAAAATTTTTGGAGGGAAGGTTGATTTTAGCGGTATTCCCGAAGATCCTATTGCGAAAGCGATGGATGAAATTCCGCCTCCTGAGAGTGTTGAAAAATCCGAACTTTTCCAATCAATTACTAGTACAAAGACAATCAACAAAAATACGAACCAGATTATGGAGATTCGTATAAAAGACCCGCATAAAGTTGCCGAGGTTAGGAAAATAGGGTTTAGTGACCCTTCTATGTACGGAAATTCGATGATGCCAGCGTTTTAG
- a CDS encoding DNA circularization N-terminal domain-containing protein, translating into MAYIDTLQKVTIPVRGEPVECIAGSFKGVPFFFESTEFSGGGRNVQTNSIPFSNDHVNEDTGINVPKYSFNIYFVGEDAENQKNDFLRVCNEEGPGELIHPYFGVFKARVNSPINLSYGDYQEYISGSVTFVPENDFELRNMEVSLSGKTRQKAVDLRQSVADKTSKSFKAKGKSKSILDKAVEMSYKAVDAVYSCRKSVQKAAEFVRQVGSIKSNIEVLLMSPGDFVARVQNLITMSGEILGIDVSPKDNVSNGIALMGFTLASTEAFEIQTVENRTALVSLVRMTGASMVAENVVDCEFLNVDEAKRYQDDVHDAFEAMLADADDVDLYLQAQALEAVALKYLRDNLSNIPYEVEIELPATNNLLSLVYGVHGNLDDVESVLERNGYRDPLFVKPSDRMMVLCDD; encoded by the coding sequence TTGGCTTATATCGATACACTCCAGAAAGTGACCATACCGGTGCGCGGCGAGCCCGTTGAATGTATTGCGGGTTCATTCAAGGGCGTGCCGTTTTTCTTCGAATCGACCGAGTTTTCGGGCGGTGGGCGCAACGTCCAGACCAACAGCATCCCGTTTTCAAATGACCATGTGAACGAGGACACGGGCATCAATGTCCCGAAGTATTCGTTTAACATTTACTTTGTAGGCGAGGACGCCGAAAACCAGAAAAACGATTTCCTGCGCGTCTGTAACGAGGAAGGGCCTGGTGAACTCATTCATCCGTATTTCGGTGTATTCAAGGCCCGTGTCAACTCCCCGATCAATCTTTCTTACGGAGACTACCAGGAATACATTTCCGGTTCCGTGACATTTGTTCCGGAAAATGATTTCGAACTTCGTAATATGGAGGTTTCGCTTTCTGGCAAGACTCGACAGAAAGCGGTGGATCTTCGGCAATCTGTGGCTGACAAGACGTCGAAAAGCTTCAAGGCTAAAGGAAAAAGCAAGTCTATTCTTGACAAGGCTGTCGAAATGTCTTACAAGGCTGTTGACGCGGTTTATTCTTGCAGAAAATCGGTCCAAAAGGCGGCTGAGTTTGTAAGACAGGTTGGCAGTATTAAGTCTAATATTGAGGTCCTCCTGATGTCGCCAGGTGATTTTGTTGCTCGCGTGCAGAACCTTATAACGATGTCGGGCGAAATTCTTGGAATAGATGTCAGTCCGAAGGATAATGTATCCAACGGTATTGCGTTGATGGGTTTTACTCTAGCGTCGACAGAGGCATTTGAAATCCAGACTGTTGAAAATAGAACTGCGTTGGTGTCGCTTGTCAGGATGACTGGTGCATCGATGGTGGCTGAAAATGTGGTTGATTGTGAATTTTTGAACGTCGATGAAGCTAAACGTTATCAAGATGACGTGCATGACGCTTTTGAAGCGATGCTTGCCGATGCGGATGATGTTGATCTCTATTTGCAGGCCCAAGCGCTTGAAGCCGTTGCGCTGAAGTATCTTCGCGACAATCTGAGCAATATCCCGTATGAAGTGGAAATCGAGCTGCCTGCGACCAATAATCTGCTTTCTTTAGTCTATGGAGTGCATGGTAACCTAGATGATGTTGAGTCTGTACTTGAGCGTAATGGTTATCGGGACCCGCTTTTTGTGAAGCCGTCGGATAGGATGATGGTTCTTTGCGATGATTAA
- a CDS encoding phage baseplate assembly protein → MMERLLNPIKARIRLMVGKCLITACGGNTVDLSLLAGETRDEVDFYQQYGFTSRPVGKVGGVALFIGGSRDNGVVVASRGEDKKMAIDLESGEVALHTSFGSSIVLKKDGSVLVKPKNGKVMRVEGDVNVVGNVWATKDFAALCVDAGGTMTDGLMHLTKHTHPSAVGPTAPTTGP, encoded by the coding sequence ATGATGGAGCGCCTCCTAAATCCAATCAAGGCGAGAATACGCCTTATGGTTGGCAAGTGCCTTATTACGGCCTGCGGTGGCAATACGGTCGATTTATCCCTGCTTGCTGGCGAAACACGTGACGAGGTGGATTTCTACCAGCAATACGGTTTCACGAGCAGGCCGGTTGGGAAGGTTGGCGGCGTGGCCTTGTTCATCGGCGGTTCCCGCGACAACGGCGTGGTCGTCGCGAGCCGTGGCGAAGACAAAAAGATGGCTATCGATTTGGAGTCAGGCGAGGTGGCCCTGCATACCTCTTTCGGGTCGAGCATCGTGCTTAAAAAGGACGGCTCCGTGCTTGTAAAGCCCAAAAACGGCAAGGTGATGCGCGTCGAGGGCGACGTGAATGTGGTCGGCAATGTGTGGGCGACAAAGGATTTTGCCGCGCTGTGCGTCGATGCCGGCGGCACTATGACCGATGGACTGATGCACCTTACCAAGCACACGCACCCGTCCGCCGTAGGCCCGACTGCACCCACGACCGGGCCGTAA
- a CDS encoding phage tail assembly protein, with protein MQYKFKKPFKFGNETIETVELKEEFNTGDMIRITNAEGTGDKMGAMLVAATGWPLPKVAQISIPDSIAISKIVTPFFGFGEAESLET; from the coding sequence ATGCAATACAAATTCAAGAAGCCGTTCAAGTTCGGTAATGAAACTATCGAAACCGTCGAACTCAAGGAAGAGTTCAATACCGGCGACATGATCCGCATTACGAATGCGGAAGGAACCGGCGATAAAATGGGGGCTATGCTTGTTGCTGCGACCGGATGGCCGCTGCCTAAAGTTGCTCAGATTTCCATTCCTGATTCTATCGCTATTAGCAAAATTGTTACGCCTTTTTTCGGGTTTGGCGAAGCGGAATCCTTGGAGACGTAG
- a CDS encoding phage tail tube protein: MSQFDDVGGIYTMYVDKLEFLLKGDPEFDIGGTKRTVIRGAGDGKIHGNKVEKVNSRISGTTTNTSELDIEALRETKDATITLYCPNGKVVSFPHCSFTGDPTVSGAEGEVSFEFQGDKATEIMS; encoded by the coding sequence ATGTCTCAGTTTGATGACGTTGGCGGCATCTACACGATGTATGTCGACAAACTTGAATTCCTGCTCAAGGGCGACCCTGAGTTCGATATCGGTGGCACCAAGCGCACGGTAATTCGCGGCGCTGGTGACGGCAAGATCCACGGCAACAAGGTCGAGAAGGTCAACAGCCGTATTTCCGGAACCACTACGAACACCTCCGAGTTGGATATCGAGGCTCTTCGCGAAACGAAGGACGCCACGATTACGCTCTACTGCCCGAACGGCAAGGTGGTCAGTTTCCCGCACTGCTCGTTCACTGGCGACCCGACTGTAAGCGGAGCCGAAGGCGAAGTTTCGTTCGAGTTCCAGGGCGACAAGGCAACCGAAATCATGTCTTGA
- a CDS encoding phage baseplate assembly protein: MIKVLKNGVLVRGWESVSVGLSLSTLCNGFSLSQFVADDFDSPVLFPGDAVRIECDKELLLDGYVDELSSSFSPGSHSINISGREKTCDMVDCSLKDFGKSWKNRTVSQIVGEVCSAFKILFDANGVKDNGKIVKFCPDPGCTGADIVSDVCRQKDVVCFSDGLGSVKFVNDSKFEFVEDFIRQGVNVLSADVTFNNSERFSDYVVLCSSDPKTKHRGESKDGEIGRSRCLVLVDEGYGNADSAEQRASFEVLSRSAKSTTLNVTLAGWKRNDGKIWKPGVLVDCLIPAFFGQWVQTMLVNEVELSYDSTGTFAHLQLVRRDYYTQPPARKAKKSKADPWASIRAKTMASEAKK; this comes from the coding sequence ATGATTAAAGTGCTAAAAAATGGAGTGCTTGTGCGTGGTTGGGAGTCCGTTAGTGTCGGCCTATCTCTTTCAACGTTGTGCAACGGTTTTTCTCTTTCTCAGTTTGTGGCCGACGATTTTGATTCACCTGTTTTGTTTCCAGGCGATGCTGTCCGGATTGAATGTGATAAAGAGCTTCTTTTGGACGGCTATGTTGATGAACTTAGTTCGTCTTTTTCTCCAGGAAGTCATTCAATAAATATTTCTGGCCGTGAAAAAACTTGTGATATGGTGGATTGTTCGCTTAAGGATTTTGGAAAATCTTGGAAAAATAGAACTGTGTCGCAAATTGTAGGCGAAGTGTGTTCTGCGTTTAAAATACTTTTTGACGCGAATGGTGTGAAAGACAATGGAAAAATAGTGAAATTTTGTCCGGACCCTGGGTGTACTGGTGCCGATATTGTGTCTGATGTTTGTCGGCAGAAAGATGTGGTCTGTTTTTCGGACGGTTTGGGCTCCGTCAAGTTTGTCAATGATTCTAAATTCGAATTTGTGGAAGATTTCATTCGCCAGGGAGTCAATGTCCTTTCGGCTGATGTGACATTCAATAATTCCGAACGTTTTTCCGACTATGTGGTTTTGTGCTCCAGCGACCCGAAGACTAAGCACCGTGGAGAATCTAAAGATGGCGAAATCGGCCGTTCCAGGTGTCTTGTGTTGGTTGATGAGGGTTATGGCAACGCTGATTCTGCTGAACAACGTGCGTCATTTGAAGTCTTGAGCCGTTCTGCAAAATCGACGACGTTAAACGTGACTCTTGCTGGCTGGAAAAGGAATGACGGAAAGATTTGGAAGCCTGGCGTACTTGTTGATTGTCTTATTCCGGCGTTTTTTGGGCAGTGGGTTCAGACGATGCTTGTGAATGAGGTTGAGCTTTCGTATGATTCTACCGGGACTTTCGCACATTTACAGCTTGTTCGTAGGGATTATTATACTCAACCTCCGGCAAGAAAGGCGAAAAAGAGTAAGGCAGACCCTTGGGCAAGTATCCGGGCAAAAACTATGGCTTCGGAGGCAAAAAAATGA